Proteins found in one Vallitalea guaymasensis genomic segment:
- a CDS encoding Asp23/Gls24 family envelope stress response protein — MTGRFGTNIGDITIDNEVVAKVAGLTAIECYGIVGMASINVTNGFVRLLKRESLTKGIKVDIENNVITIDFHVIIEYGINIRAVADNLISTVKYKIEKFTGMDVGKINIFVEGVRVD, encoded by the coding sequence ATGACTGGGAGATTTGGAACGAATATTGGTGATATTACCATTGATAACGAAGTAGTAGCTAAAGTTGCTGGATTAACAGCTATTGAATGCTATGGGATAGTTGGTATGGCTTCAATAAATGTAACTAACGGCTTTGTTAGATTGCTTAAGAGAGAGAGTTTGACAAAAGGTATAAAAGTAGATATAGAAAATAATGTTATTACAATAGATTTTCATGTAATTATTGAATATGGAATTAATATAAGAGCAGTTGCAGATAATTTAATTAGTACTGTAAAATATAAAATCGAAAAATTTACTGGAATGGATGTTGGAAAGATTAATATCTTTGTAGAAGGCGTTAGAGTTGATTAA
- the rpe gene encoding ribulose-phosphate 3-epimerase — translation MIKIAPSILAADFANLGHDIKRIDEAGCDYVHIDVMDGSFVPNISFGVPIIKSIREYTDKVFDVHLMIDEPSRYIKDFKEAGADIITVHAEACKHLHSTISLIKSYGLKAAVSLNPATSISALEYIIDELDMVLVMSVNPGFGGQKFIESSLHKISAIKDVICGRGFKCDIQVDGGISLDNVKQVVNAGANVIVAGSAIYNSEDINSTIKAFREVCEN, via the coding sequence ATGATTAAGATAGCACCTTCGATTTTGGCAGCGGATTTTGCAAATTTAGGACATGATATTAAAAGAATTGATGAAGCAGGATGTGATTATGTACACATTGATGTCATGGATGGGTCATTTGTTCCTAATATTTCCTTTGGAGTACCTATTATCAAGAGCATAAGAGAGTATACTGACAAAGTATTTGATGTTCATTTGATGATTGATGAACCAAGCAGATATATAAAAGATTTTAAAGAAGCAGGAGCAGATATAATAACGGTACATGCAGAAGCTTGTAAACATCTTCATAGTACTATATCTTTAATTAAGAGTTATGGTCTAAAAGCTGCTGTATCACTGAATCCTGCTACTTCTATCAGTGCTTTGGAATATATTATTGATGAGCTTGATATGGTGTTGGTTATGTCAGTAAACCCAGGTTTTGGCGGTCAGAAGTTCATAGAATCCTCATTACACAAAATAAGTGCCATCAAGGACGTTATTTGTGGTAGAGGTTTTAAATGTGATATTCAGGTAGATGGTGGAATATCCTTGGATAATGTAAAACAAGTTGTTAATGCTGGAGCCAATGTAATTGTTGCAGGTTCAGCAATATATAATTCAGAAGATATAAATAGTACAATTAAAGCTTTTAGAGAGGTTTGTGAAAATTAG
- a CDS encoding Stp1/IreP family PP2C-type Ser/Thr phosphatase, with protein sequence MKAIGKTHKGKIRNINQDSFYISNEKIGNLPNLYIIADGMGGHKAGEYASMCAVEEFVGYVKKNEYPHITDTFINGINYINEIIHNKSLADENFFGMGTTFIVCSVEDNKLFVANVGDSRLYLINNAINQITEDHSLVEEMIKSGKLSRGQSKNHPNKNIITRAVGADETVKCDIFTLNITSEEFILMCSDGLTNMLEDDTILQVVGSDKKLDEKLDELIELALNNGGTDNIAAVLIKGE encoded by the coding sequence ATGAAAGCTATAGGGAAAACCCATAAAGGGAAAATAAGGAATATAAATCAAGATAGTTTTTACATTTCTAATGAAAAAATTGGAAACCTTCCTAATCTTTATATAATTGCTGATGGGATGGGTGGACATAAAGCGGGAGAGTATGCTTCAATGTGTGCTGTTGAAGAATTCGTTGGTTATGTTAAGAAAAATGAATACCCACATATTACAGATACTTTTATTAATGGTATAAATTACATAAATGAAATAATTCATAATAAATCATTGGCAGATGAGAATTTTTTCGGTATGGGCACAACATTCATTGTTTGTTCAGTTGAAGATAATAAATTATTTGTTGCTAATGTTGGAGATAGTAGATTATATTTAATCAATAATGCTATTAATCAAATAACAGAAGATCATTCGTTAGTTGAAGAAATGATTAAATCTGGTAAACTATCAAGAGGTCAAAGTAAAAATCATCCAAATAAAAATATTATTACTAGGGCTGTTGGTGCAGATGAAACTGTAAAATGTGATATATTTACCTTGAACATAACTAGTGAGGAATTTATCCTAATGTGTTCAGATGGTTTGACCAATATGTTAGAAGATGATACAATTCTCCAAGTGGTCGGTTCTGATAAAAAACTTGATGAAAAGCTTGATGAACTGATTGAACTTGCTCTGAATAATGGAGGAACTGATAATATAGCAGCTGTATTAATAAAAGGGGAATGA
- the rsgA gene encoding ribosome small subunit-dependent GTPase A, protein MVGKIIKGIAGFYYIHVPEKGIYECKARGVFRNKKIKPLIGDNVEIDILENEDMKGNILEILPRKNSLVRPTVANIDQVVIVFAVENPKPNFNLLDKFLIMAERENISVVICFNKVDTVSDEDLDDIRSIYKDTGYDVLLTSATKDIGISPLRKILYDKTTVFAGPSGVGKSSILNLIQSVEMLETGEVSEKIKRGKHTTRHATLLAFDKDSYVVDTPGFSSLYIDEIEKDDLKNYFIEFKKYEDNCKFYGCNHISEPDCAVKHALENGEISKLRYESYKMLYDELKDIRRW, encoded by the coding sequence ATGGTAGGTAAAATCATTAAAGGAATTGCGGGATTTTACTATATACACGTACCTGAAAAGGGTATATATGAATGTAAGGCCAGAGGTGTTTTTAGAAATAAGAAGATAAAGCCTCTTATTGGCGATAATGTAGAGATTGATATATTAGAGAATGAAGATATGAAGGGGAATATATTAGAGATTCTACCTAGAAAAAATAGTTTAGTTAGACCTACAGTCGCTAATATTGATCAAGTTGTTATTGTTTTCGCAGTGGAGAATCCAAAACCGAACTTTAATTTACTTGATAAGTTTTTAATAATGGCAGAAAGAGAAAATATAAGTGTAGTCATATGTTTTAATAAGGTTGATACGGTATCTGATGAAGATTTGGATGATATAAGAAGCATCTATAAAGATACAGGATATGATGTGTTGTTGACTAGTGCGACAAAAGATATAGGAATATCACCACTTAGAAAAATATTGTATGATAAAACAACAGTATTTGCTGGACCTTCAGGTGTAGGAAAATCATCTATACTTAATCTGATTCAATCAGTGGAGATGCTTGAAACTGGTGAAGTCAGTGAAAAAATCAAAAGAGGTAAGCATACTACCAGACATGCGACCCTTTTAGCTTTTGATAAGGATAGTTATGTTGTTGATACACCTGGTTTCAGTTCTTTATATATTGATGAGATTGAAAAAGATGATCTGAAGAATTATTTCATTGAATTTAAGAAGTATGAAGATAACTGTAAATTCTATGGGTGTAACCATATAAGCGAACCTGATTGTGCAGTTAAACATGCACTTGAAAATGGTGAAATCAGTAAACTTAGATATGAAAGTTATAAAATGCTATATGATGAATTAAAAGATATTAGGAGATGGTAA
- the rpmB gene encoding 50S ribosomal protein L28: protein MAKCDICDKGVSFGIQVSHSHKRANKMWKPNIRRVRAIVNGQPKRLNVCSKCLKSGAVERA, encoded by the coding sequence ATGGCTAAGTGTGATATTTGTGATAAAGGCGTTTCTTTTGGAATTCAAGTAAGCCATTCCCATAAAAGAGCTAATAAAATGTGGAAACCTAATATTAGAAGAGTTAGAGCAATTGTTAATGGTCAACCAAAAAGACTTAATGTTTGTTCTAAGTGTTTAAAATCTGGTGCGGTAGAACGTGCATAA
- the pknB gene encoding Stk1 family PASTA domain-containing Ser/Thr kinase, which yields MLQPGVILSGRYEIIEKVGSGGMSIVYKAKCNKLERFVAIKVLRDEFCLDEEFVRRFKVEAQSAASLSHHNIVNIYDVGNDKNIYYIVMELLEGITLKEYIKNNAPLSDAETIKIAASIASALEHAHENHIIHRDIKPQNIIITKDGIAKVADFGIARVATDKTIVAPTNASGSVHYISPEQARGGFCDEKSDLYSLGITMYEMATGTLPYQAESPVSVALLHINEDLPSPREKNPDITKCLESIIIKATLKKTEFRYSSADELMEDLKKANISPEEDFVDIKVVDDSPTLFMSDNDMKKIWKEKENNTVTEKKSNLEKVVVFLGVVSAIVLVSIVSYFVFNSIKARLQPVEVLIPDVQGMLLSDAKKLLEDKHLTIDVTERAYDDTYDVDKIISQIPEENTVAEKDQIVKLTVSKGIETFEVPDVLSVKFTTAQSIIQGRNLTYKIEREYHDSIPLGIVIRQYPDKGTKLKKGEVVTIFVSKGKEEKTVFVPNLKDLTEQQARNKLTEANLEIGSVTKINHDTVAKGKVISQTVDPGEEVKENYVIDIAVSLGKKIRYYHTETINNIFDPNQTEGQLKAVLVINGKENVVFNKLVKSEDFPLPIIVSGEGDAIIKIYLNDVYQYENPFVFTKEEDN from the coding sequence ATGTTGCAGCCAGGAGTAATTTTAAGTGGTAGATATGAAATAATTGAAAAAGTTGGTTCAGGCGGTATGTCTATTGTATATAAAGCTAAATGTAATAAGCTGGAGAGATTTGTAGCCATAAAAGTTCTAAGAGATGAATTTTGCTTGGATGAAGAATTTGTCAGAAGATTCAAAGTGGAGGCTCAATCAGCAGCTAGTTTATCACATCATAATATTGTTAATATATATGACGTAGGAAATGATAAAAATATTTATTATATAGTAATGGAATTATTGGAAGGAATTACCCTAAAGGAGTATATTAAGAATAATGCGCCATTATCTGATGCTGAGACTATCAAAATTGCTGCGTCTATTGCTTCAGCGTTAGAACATGCACATGAAAATCATATTATACATAGGGACATCAAGCCACAAAATATCATCATTACAAAAGATGGTATTGCAAAAGTAGCTGATTTTGGTATTGCCAGAGTAGCTACAGATAAGACTATTGTAGCCCCTACTAATGCAAGTGGTTCAGTTCACTATATATCTCCAGAACAAGCCAGAGGTGGCTTTTGTGACGAAAAAAGTGATTTGTATTCACTAGGTATTACTATGTATGAGATGGCTACAGGAACCTTGCCTTATCAAGCTGAAAGTCCAGTTTCAGTAGCTCTTCTTCACATAAATGAAGATCTGCCAAGTCCAAGAGAGAAAAATCCTGATATTACTAAATGCCTGGAATCAATTATAATCAAGGCTACTTTAAAGAAAACTGAATTCAGATATTCCAGTGCAGATGAGTTGATGGAAGATCTGAAAAAAGCGAATATATCACCTGAAGAAGATTTTGTTGACATAAAGGTAGTTGATGATTCACCTACCCTCTTTATGTCTGATAATGATATGAAAAAAATATGGAAAGAAAAAGAAAATAATACTGTTACCGAGAAAAAATCCAATCTTGAGAAAGTTGTGGTTTTTCTAGGAGTGGTTTCGGCTATTGTTTTGGTGTCAATAGTTTCTTATTTTGTATTTAATAGTATAAAAGCCAGATTGCAGCCAGTAGAAGTGTTAATACCTGATGTACAGGGTATGTTGCTGTCTGATGCAAAAAAATTATTGGAAGACAAGCATTTAACAATCGATGTTACAGAAAGAGCATATGATGATACTTATGATGTGGATAAGATTATTTCACAGATTCCAGAAGAAAATACAGTTGCTGAAAAAGACCAGATTGTAAAATTAACTGTAAGCAAAGGAATAGAGACTTTTGAAGTTCCTGATGTTCTAAGTGTAAAATTTACTACAGCACAAAGTATTATACAGGGAAGAAATCTTACTTATAAGATAGAAAGAGAATATCATGATTCTATACCTCTTGGTATTGTAATAAGGCAATATCCTGATAAGGGAACCAAATTAAAAAAAGGTGAAGTTGTCACTATTTTTGTAAGTAAAGGTAAAGAAGAAAAAACAGTTTTTGTACCTAATTTGAAGGACTTGACTGAACAGCAAGCCAGGAATAAGTTGACCGAGGCTAATCTAGAAATAGGAAGTGTAACTAAGATTAACCATGATACAGTGGCTAAAGGTAAAGTTATCAGCCAGACCGTTGATCCAGGGGAAGAAGTAAAAGAAAACTATGTTATAGATATTGCTGTAAGTCTAGGCAAAAAAATTAGATATTACCATACTGAAACTATAAATAATATATTTGACCCTAATCAGACTGAAGGTCAGTTGAAAGCAGTTCTAGTTATTAATGGCAAGGAAAATGTTGTGTTCAATAAATTGGTTAAAAGTGAAGATTTCCCATTGCCAATTATTGTTTCTGGTGAGGGAGATGCAATCATTAAGATTTACCTTAATGATGTGTACCAGTATGAAAACCCTTTTGTTTTTACTAAAGAGGAGGATAATTAA
- a CDS encoding thiamine diphosphokinase: MKTLIVTGGSVDLAFLKSFITCNEYDYIIGVDKGAQYLFEAGIQPNLIVGDFDSISPIVIKELTKDSRIKVNRFIAEKDETDTHLAIMEAIDMGSTHIDLFGGIGTRIDHTIANIHILMIPLEKRIKCRIINNNNIISLIDKTTCFHRNDYKYISLIPLTSTVTGISTQGLKYELNGYTMRQGISIGISNEFIKDKATVSLTDGILMVIRSRD, encoded by the coding sequence ATGAAAACACTAATTGTTACAGGGGGAAGTGTAGATCTAGCTTTTCTGAAGAGTTTTATCACTTGTAACGAATATGATTATATAATAGGTGTAGATAAAGGAGCCCAGTACTTATTTGAGGCAGGGATACAACCTAATCTGATAGTTGGAGATTTTGATTCAATCAGTCCGATAGTTATTAAGGAATTGACTAAGGATTCTAGGATAAAAGTGAATAGATTTATTGCAGAAAAGGATGAAACCGATACTCATCTAGCAATAATGGAAGCAATTGATATGGGGAGTACCCATATTGATTTATTTGGTGGAATTGGCACTAGAATTGACCATACTATAGCAAATATTCATATTCTGATGATACCCCTTGAAAAAAGAATCAAATGCAGGATTATAAATAATAATAATATCATCAGTCTTATTGACAAGACTACTTGTTTTCATAGAAATGATTATAAATACATATCATTGATTCCATTAACCAGTACAGTTACAGGGATATCCACCCAAGGATTAAAGTATGAACTTAATGGCTATACTATGAGACAAGGGATTTCAATAGGAATTAGCAACGAATTTATCAAGGATAAGGCTACGGTCAGTCTTACTGATGGTATTTTGATGGTAATACGTTCGAGAGACTAA